In a genomic window of Methanogenium sp. S4BF:
- a CDS encoding archaemetzincin family Zn-dependent metalloprotease — MSFLIFWDSTSPEGLQIPVAQAIGAILGANVELRENPVMLRGFDGVRGQYNASKILADMQDIYTRQHGIGDYILIVTGKDLFIPGRDFVFGLARPSVRAGIVSTVRLDNRYYQRKGDFYDTIDRVVKEGTHEFCHMLGLDHCRNSECIMFCPTTLDELDRKRKTLCPACQKRLEAAKKYF, encoded by the coding sequence ATGAGTTTCCTTATCTTTTGGGATTCAACGTCACCGGAGGGTCTTCAGATCCCTGTGGCACAGGCAATCGGGGCAATTCTGGGTGCAAACGTTGAGCTGCGGGAAAACCCGGTCATGCTGCGTGGTTTTGACGGAGTTCGCGGCCAGTATAACGCATCAAAAATCCTTGCGGACATGCAGGACATCTATACCCGCCAGCATGGCATCGGGGACTACATTCTTATTGTCACCGGAAAAGACCTCTTTATTCCGGGGCGCGATTTCGTATTCGGCCTGGCCCGCCCGTCTGTGCGTGCAGGCATCGTCTCGACCGTCCGCCTCGACAACCGCTATTACCAGCGAAAGGGCGACTTCTACGATACTATTGACCGGGTGGTGAAGGAGGGCACCCATGAGTTCTGCCATATGCTGGGCCTTGACCACTGCAGAAACAGCGAATGCATCATGTTCTGCCCGACAACCCTCGATGAACTGGACCGGAAACGCAAGACCCTCTGCCCGGCATGCCAGAAGAGACTGGAAGCTGCAAAGAAATATTTCTGA
- the hisG gene encoding ATP phosphoribosyltransferase produces the protein MTDETREHLRLAIPNKGRISDPIIELLEKGGLHLHSSSSRKLIAPTCDPAVEVLFARPIDIPEYVANGAADLGITGRDMVRERGASVTEILDLKMGGATLVLAVPEESGIRAPEELAGKRIATEFPHTTGEYFRERGIDVSLFPVSGACEATPYLGVADAIVDLSSSGTTLKTNHLIVIEEILRSTTVLIGNNAAMQERRGKIDEITLALESVISARGKCYLMMNVQRDSLSEVKEVLPGLGGPTVMDVASDGSLVAVHAVVDEERVYQLITRLRNAGARDILVMPIDRLIR, from the coding sequence ATGACAGACGAGACACGAGAGCACTTACGGCTGGCAATTCCGAATAAGGGGCGCATTTCAGACCCGATCATAGAGCTTCTGGAGAAAGGCGGACTCCATCTCCATAGTTCATCCAGCCGTAAGCTCATCGCACCGACATGTGACCCGGCTGTCGAAGTGCTCTTTGCCCGGCCGATTGACATTCCCGAATATGTGGCAAACGGCGCCGCAGACCTGGGGATTACCGGGCGCGACATGGTCCGGGAACGCGGCGCATCGGTCACCGAGATCCTCGATTTGAAGATGGGCGGCGCCACGCTGGTGCTCGCCGTGCCGGAGGAGTCCGGCATCCGGGCCCCGGAAGAGCTGGCAGGCAAACGCATCGCAACCGAATTTCCGCACACGACCGGGGAGTATTTCCGGGAACGCGGGATAGACGTAAGCCTCTTTCCGGTCAGCGGCGCCTGTGAGGCAACGCCCTATCTCGGGGTGGCGGATGCGATTGTGGATTTGAGCAGTTCCGGCACGACGCTGAAGACCAATCATTTGATCGTAATCGAGGAGATCCTCCGTTCAACGACCGTCCTCATCGGGAACAATGCGGCGATGCAGGAGCGGCGGGGGAAAATAGATGAAATAACCCTCGCTCTCGAGAGCGTGATCTCAGCCCGCGGCAAGTGCTACCTGATGATGAATGTGCAGCGTGACTCACTCAGCGAAGTGAAGGAGGTGCTGCCCGGCCTCGGCGGCCCGACCGTGATGGACGTCGCATCCGACGGCAGCCTCGTCGCCGTCCATGCCGTGGTCGATGAAGAACGAGTCTACCAGCTGATCACCCGCCTGCGCAATGCCGGGGCACGCGACATCCTCGTGATGCCGATTGACCGGCTCATCCGGTGA
- a CDS encoding replication factor C large subunit, whose protein sequence is MDWAAQYRPQRLQDIVGNGQAIRQIAEWGRSWHTGMKPLILYGKPGIGKTTAAHALARDMGWDVIELNASDQRTKGIIERIAGAGSTTASLTGSGRRLIIFDEADNIHGNADRGGARAIAEVIRSSRQPIILIANDLYGLDQSIRSLCDAVLFKAIMARSIAPHLRYICKSEGVDCDPAALEQIAENSGGDMRSAINSLSAAAIGMAHVKSGDVHTSQKDERTSIFELIKAIHYGADDDTLLRYAREVDDTPDTIEQWIEESVTSIEGTEEKAYAYRTLAAADRFIGRTYRRQYYTLWKYASALMVMGPAEAAGGKGIHARIMPPGRWRRMGTGRKQKTLRSGIMGKLGENYHIPGNALREDFFTPLTKLIEADPEEYARALYLDKDELEFFIGDKTKAAAIIKDLAKERREEELGYTRKKVKKGQKAAAEPPAEMPRSHPEPEDPPEAPQTVQRTPEPAPEPEPIPDRSQKTLFDGF, encoded by the coding sequence ATGGACTGGGCTGCACAATACCGGCCGCAGCGCCTGCAGGATATCGTCGGCAACGGCCAGGCGATCCGGCAGATCGCAGAGTGGGGCAGGTCCTGGCATACCGGGATGAAGCCGCTCATCCTCTACGGGAAGCCAGGCATCGGAAAGACAACCGCAGCCCACGCCCTGGCCCGCGATATGGGCTGGGACGTCATCGAACTCAACGCAAGCGACCAGCGCACCAAGGGGATCATCGAGAGAATCGCCGGTGCGGGCAGCACGACCGCCAGCCTGACCGGCAGCGGGCGCCGCCTCATCATCTTTGATGAAGCGGACAATATCCACGGCAATGCCGACCGGGGCGGCGCACGTGCAATAGCAGAGGTCATCCGGTCGTCCCGCCAGCCCATCATCCTCATTGCAAACGACCTGTACGGCCTTGACCAGTCGATCCGGTCCCTCTGTGATGCGGTCCTCTTCAAGGCCATCATGGCACGGAGCATCGCCCCGCATCTGCGCTATATCTGCAAATCAGAGGGGGTGGACTGCGACCCGGCGGCCCTCGAGCAGATTGCGGAGAATTCGGGAGGAGATATGCGCTCGGCAATCAACAGCCTCTCCGCTGCTGCCATCGGCATGGCGCATGTCAAAAGCGGTGATGTGCACACCTCACAGAAGGATGAACGCACCTCGATATTCGAACTCATCAAAGCCATCCATTACGGTGCAGACGATGACACCCTGCTGCGCTATGCACGGGAGGTGGACGATACCCCGGACACCATCGAACAGTGGATCGAGGAGTCGGTGACCTCGATCGAAGGCACAGAGGAGAAGGCGTATGCCTACCGGACGCTGGCCGCCGCAGACCGCTTCATCGGCCGCACCTACCGCCGCCAGTATTACACGCTCTGGAAATATGCATCCGCCCTGATGGTCATGGGGCCTGCGGAGGCGGCCGGAGGAAAGGGCATCCATGCACGCATCATGCCGCCGGGGCGCTGGCGCAGGATGGGCACCGGACGAAAACAGAAGACCCTGAGAAGCGGCATCATGGGAAAACTCGGAGAGAACTACCATATCCCCGGCAACGCGCTGCGCGAGGACTTCTTCACCCCCCTGACAAAACTCATCGAGGCCGACCCGGAAGAGTATGCCCGTGCCCTGTATCTCGATAAGGACGAGCTGGAATTCTTTATCGGGGACAAGACAAAGGCAGCGGCCATTATCAAGGACCTGGCAAAAGAGCGGCGCGAGGAAGAGCTGGGATATACCCGGAAGAAGGTGAAGAAAGGGCAGAAGGCCGCAGCGGAACCACCCGCAGAAATGCCGCGTTCGCATCCTGAACCGGAGGACCCGCCTGAGGCGCCCCAAACGGTTCAGAGAACACCGGAGCCTGCCCCGGAGCCGGAACCCATCCCCGACCGGTCCCAGAAGACCCTCTTTGACGGCTTTTAG
- a CDS encoding ArsB/NhaD family transporter, with the protein MLTIVQLLALVVFIATYILIIDERIHRAVAAMAGAAVVVFLGIVPWESMLEHVDFGTIFLLMGMMIIINVARQSGLFEYIAIRTAKMAKGSPIMVLILFSVVTAVVSAFLDNVTTVLLLTPMLLYITKLMDLNPIPFLLAEIISSNVGGAATLIGDPPNIMIASSAGLTFNEFITTMGPIAAVDMVIVLIIFLAVYGRSMKVTKEEKDVITRTINSLDEKGAVTDQKLFRKSVTVILLVVFLFFIHSSIGGYLHFIFPFVDPALALEPAEVALIGAAIILIWSRVQPEEIFEKIEWTALFFFAGLFVIVGALVNTGIIEMVSQFMISMVSNQFEAMFVIAWFSAFASAIVDNIPLTAALIPLIHDMSGTMDVYPLWWALSLGACMGGNGTAIAASANVVVLGVAEREGVAITFMQFLKIGMLTLVITVAVGLAMLYAMFGML; encoded by the coding sequence ATGTTAACAATCGTACAGCTCCTCGCACTGGTCGTCTTCATTGCGACGTATATCCTCATCATCGATGAGCGTATCCACCGCGCGGTTGCCGCGATGGCAGGTGCCGCGGTGGTCGTCTTCCTCGGGATTGTCCCATGGGAATCGATGCTTGAGCACGTCGATTTCGGCACCATATTCCTGTTGATGGGCATGATGATCATCATCAACGTAGCCCGGCAGAGCGGCCTTTTTGAGTATATCGCCATCCGTACCGCAAAGATGGCCAAAGGCAGCCCCATCATGGTGCTCATCCTGTTCTCGGTGGTAACCGCTGTTGTCAGTGCCTTTCTGGACAACGTCACAACGGTTCTGCTCCTGACTCCGATGCTGCTCTACATCACCAAACTGATGGACTTAAATCCGATCCCCTTCCTTCTGGCGGAGATCATCTCATCCAATGTGGGCGGCGCTGCCACCCTCATCGGTGACCCCCCCAACATCATGATCGCCTCCTCTGCAGGCCTCACCTTCAATGAGTTCATCACCACGATGGGGCCGATCGCCGCAGTCGATATGGTGATAGTGCTCATCATCTTCCTCGCCGTCTACGGCCGGTCAATGAAGGTGACAAAAGAAGAAAAGGACGTCATCACCCGGACCATAAACAGCCTGGATGAAAAGGGGGCAGTCACTGACCAGAAGCTCTTCCGCAAGTCAGTCACGGTCATTCTCCTCGTGGTATTCCTCTTCTTCATCCACAGTTCAATCGGGGGATACCTGCACTTCATCTTCCCGTTTGTCGACCCCGCCCTTGCCCTTGAACCGGCAGAAGTCGCCCTCATCGGTGCCGCCATCATCCTGATATGGAGCCGGGTGCAGCCGGAGGAGATCTTTGAGAAGATTGAGTGGACCGCTCTCTTCTTCTTCGCCGGCCTCTTCGTCATCGTGGGAGCGCTGGTGAACACCGGCATCATCGAGATGGTCTCCCAGTTCATGATCAGCATGGTCTCAAACCAGTTTGAGGCAATGTTTGTCATCGCCTGGTTCTCGGCCTTCGCCTCGGCAATCGTGGACAACATCCCGCTCACCGCGGCACTGATACCCCTCATTCATGATATGAGTGGCACCATGGACGTCTATCCGCTCTGGTGGGCCCTCTCCCTCGGTGCATGCATGGGTGGAAACGGCACGGCCATTGCCGCATCAGCAAACGTGGTGGTGCTCGGTGTGGCAGAACGGGAAGGAGTTGCAATCACCTTTATGCAGTTCCTGAAGATAGGGATGCTCACACTGGTTATCACCGTCGCGGTCGGCCTTGCGATGCTCTATGCCATGTTCGGAATGCTCTAG
- a CDS encoding UPF0146 family protein: MGNYKHIEERFSRYIIGNYHSAAEIGVGRNFTVAELVARAGVAVRTTDVFPQQPPETIPFLRDDVCAPDTAWYRGTELIYAVRPGIEMVPCIIALARSVNADCIIYHLGNEIYERGGRIIDCGVVLHQYHTRV, translated from the coding sequence ATGGGGAACTATAAGCATATTGAAGAACGCTTTTCCCGTTATATCATCGGGAATTACCATTCTGCCGCAGAAATCGGTGTCGGCAGAAATTTCACCGTTGCAGAGCTGGTGGCCCGTGCGGGTGTGGCGGTCCGGACCACCGATGTCTTCCCGCAGCAGCCGCCGGAGACTATTCCCTTTCTCCGGGATGATGTCTGTGCACCGGATACGGCATGGTACCGGGGCACCGAACTCATCTATGCGGTCCGGCCGGGGATTGAGATGGTGCCCTGCATCATCGCGCTTGCCCGGTCGGTGAACGCCGACTGCATCATCTACCATCTCGGCAATGAGATCTATGAACGGGGCGGCCGCATCATCGACTGCGGTGTGGTGCTCCACCAGTATCATACCCGGGTCTAA
- a CDS encoding universal stress protein has product MRYYEGLIKRKFKDLVGSKYETIQREYSEYILTEEEMRPHEVKKILLPLDFSVTGVSESVCELLSVYENATVTLIFITDAQIHDIIRESLDDEAGREFIRKKEEYGNHLLDDYENCLTSRSIPCRRRMLLGNKQQDVLKLAPDFDLVVLPKCYASNHPDSCEVGGEAIILAQTLAKPVIVF; this is encoded by the coding sequence ATGCGATATTACGAGGGCCTCATTAAACGCAAATTCAAGGATCTGGTCGGCTCAAAATACGAGACGATCCAGAGGGAATACAGTGAATATATTCTCACGGAAGAGGAGATGCGGCCGCACGAAGTCAAAAAGATCCTGCTCCCGCTGGACTTTTCGGTCACCGGCGTGTCAGAATCCGTCTGTGAACTGCTTTCGGTATACGAAAACGCGACAGTCACCCTGATCTTTATCACCGATGCACAGATTCATGATATCATCAGGGAATCTCTCGACGATGAGGCAGGCAGAGAGTTCATCCGCAAAAAAGAGGAGTACGGCAATCACCTGCTCGATGACTATGAAAACTGCCTCACCTCACGCAGCATTCCCTGCAGGCGGCGCATGCTTCTGGGGAACAAACAGCAGGATGTCCTGAAACTGGCACCTGACTTTGATCTGGTCGTCCTTCCGAAGTGCTATGCAAGCAATCATCCCGACTCCTGTGAAGTAGGGGGAGAAGCCATCATTCTGGCCCAGACACTGGCAAAGCCGGTAATTGTATTCTGA
- the mtxX gene encoding methanogenesis marker protein Mmp4/MtxX, which yields MVIGIGAGTDPASVRATMEHLSGIIPLRCFTHPDNRDFFSGFDAVYSPVPEEALVQALFSGGIDAAVRGSLPSNSTLSALKRVAGVPCLERIAFLETADGIRFLLAPVGVDEGWTVDEKVSLIARAQRMAPAFGVSDRAAVLSGGRLGDVGRHPVVDRTITDAEEVAARTGADHAEILIESAVSSHGIIIAPDGISGNLIFRTLCLLGGGIAHGAPVANIDRIYVDTSRASSDYSNSVFIANSLFKK from the coding sequence GTGGTAATCGGGATTGGCGCCGGGACTGACCCGGCATCTGTCCGGGCGACCATGGAGCACCTCTCCGGAATAATTCCCCTCCGCTGTTTTACGCATCCTGATAACCGTGACTTCTTCTCCGGGTTCGATGCGGTGTACTCCCCCGTGCCGGAGGAGGCGCTGGTGCAGGCGCTCTTCTCCGGCGGGATTGATGCCGCCGTCCGTGGCAGTCTCCCGTCGAATTCTACCCTTTCTGCCCTGAAACGGGTCGCCGGTGTCCCCTGTCTGGAGCGTATAGCCTTTCTGGAAACCGCAGACGGCATCCGGTTTCTGCTGGCGCCCGTCGGCGTGGATGAGGGATGGACGGTCGATGAGAAAGTCTCCCTGATTGCACGGGCACAGAGGATGGCCCCTGCCTTCGGGGTGAGTGACCGTGCTGCCGTGCTCTCCGGCGGCCGCCTCGGAGATGTGGGGCGCCATCCGGTGGTGGACAGGACCATTACGGATGCAGAGGAAGTGGCGGCCCGCACCGGCGCCGATCATGCAGAGATCCTGATTGAGTCCGCTGTCTCTTCCCACGGGATTATCATCGCTCCGGATGGCATATCCGGAAACCTGATTTTTCGCACATTATGTCTCCTTGGAGGGGGGATTGCCCATGGTGCACCGGTGGCAAATATCGACAGAATTTATGTCGATACTTCGCGCGCCTCGTCAGATTATTCGAATTCAGTATTCATTGCCAATTCGTTGTTTAAAAAATAA
- the hisA gene encoding 1-(5-phosphoribosyl)-5-[(5-phosphoribosylamino)methylideneamino]imidazole-4-carboxamide isomerase: MKVFPAVDILDGTCVQLVQGNRKNAVTYGDPVSRAQDWLEQGADALHVINLDGAFGAAEKNVSLIKEIIGSTGAEIQLGGGIRSIADAAGWLDAGVARVIIGTLAVERPEAITEIATEYGREAVMAGVDARGGSVVVHGWEKTAGDLITMARLFEERGAGSLLFTNVDVEGLCSGIAEEPVRRLREAVSIPIIASGGITTPQDVRTMREIGVEGIVLGSALYRGSITLKEAIEEAER; this comes from the coding sequence ATGAAGGTATTTCCCGCAGTAGACATCCTGGACGGCACCTGTGTGCAGCTGGTGCAGGGCAACCGGAAGAACGCCGTGACCTATGGCGACCCCGTCTCCCGGGCACAGGATTGGCTGGAGCAGGGTGCAGACGCCCTGCACGTCATCAACCTCGACGGAGCCTTCGGTGCCGCTGAGAAGAATGTCAGCCTCATTAAGGAGATCATCGGCTCCACCGGCGCTGAGATACAGCTCGGTGGCGGCATCCGGAGCATAGCGGATGCAGCGGGCTGGCTGGACGCCGGTGTCGCACGGGTCATCATCGGCACACTGGCAGTCGAGCGCCCGGAGGCGATCACGGAGATCGCCACCGAGTATGGCAGGGAGGCGGTGATGGCAGGCGTGGACGCCCGGGGCGGCTCCGTGGTCGTCCACGGGTGGGAAAAGACCGCAGGCGACCTGATCACCATGGCCCGTCTCTTCGAGGAACGGGGTGCGGGATCGCTGCTCTTCACCAATGTGGATGTGGAGGGGCTCTGCAGCGGCATCGCAGAAGAGCCGGTGCGCCGCCTGCGGGAGGCCGTGAGCATTCCCATAATCGCGTCAGGAGGCATTACAACGCCACAGGACGTGCGTACGATGCGTGAGATAGGAGTAGAGGGCATCGTACTCGGATCAGCCCTGTACAGGGGCTCTATCACCCTGAAAGAAGCAATCGAGGAGGCAGAGAGATGA
- a CDS encoding methanogenesis marker 2 protein, which yields MFIKDGVIVVECSTDEIAEAVRDYDGVTRKRAIGEIINSLRLVTPNVPVSFGDDAALIQNGDTGLLLAADGIWSRLLDADPYWAGFCAVLVNVHDIAAMGGTPLAMVDILSVRDAAVCHEVLRGMYEASAKFCVPVVGGHLHPDAEMNVIDVAILGTVKPEDAIFSHTAQVGDRIVAAIDLNGRIHPSCALNWDSATLRTAEEVRAQVRVMRTLGEGHLVTAGKDISNPGVIGTLGMLLETSRKGADVCLDDIPRPDLDALGITFDHWVRMYPGMGFICSVPPGAVDQVIDLFSGVGMAAADIGVVTDSRRLVICHGDAESLVFDLKEKGIMGIPLND from the coding sequence GTGTTTATCAAAGATGGTGTTATTGTGGTAGAATGTTCCACAGACGAGATTGCAGAAGCCGTACGCGATTATGATGGCGTAACCCGGAAACGTGCAATCGGAGAAATAATTAATTCACTCCGTCTTGTAACACCAAATGTGCCGGTCTCCTTCGGGGATGACGCGGCGCTTATACAGAACGGAGATACCGGCCTTCTTCTTGCAGCCGACGGCATCTGGAGTCGTCTTCTGGATGCGGATCCATACTGGGCAGGTTTCTGTGCAGTGCTTGTTAATGTGCATGATATCGCCGCCATGGGCGGCACACCGCTTGCCATGGTGGATATTCTCTCCGTCAGGGACGCAGCGGTCTGCCATGAGGTGCTGCGGGGGATGTATGAGGCATCCGCCAAGTTCTGTGTTCCGGTGGTGGGCGGCCATCTGCATCCCGATGCGGAGATGAATGTCATTGATGTCGCAATCCTTGGCACGGTGAAACCTGAAGACGCAATATTTTCCCATACCGCACAGGTGGGTGACCGGATTGTGGCAGCGATTGATCTCAACGGGCGGATTCATCCTTCCTGCGCCCTGAACTGGGATTCCGCCACCCTGAGGACGGCAGAAGAGGTGCGTGCGCAGGTGCGGGTGATGCGCACCCTCGGCGAAGGGCATCTGGTGACTGCCGGCAAGGATATCAGCAACCCCGGTGTCATCGGCACGCTCGGAATGCTGCTTGAGACCAGCAGGAAGGGTGCTGATGTCTGCCTTGACGACATCCCCCGGCCTGACCTTGACGCCCTCGGCATCACCTTTGACCACTGGGTGCGCATGTATCCCGGTATGGGATTCATCTGTTCCGTGCCTCCCGGTGCAGTGGACCAGGTTATCGACCTCTTTTCCGGTGTCGGGATGGCTGCCGCAGATATCGGTGTCGTGACGGATTCACGCAGACTGGTCATCTGTCATGGTGACGCAGAGTCCCTGGTGTTTGACCTGAAAGAGAAGGGGATCATGGGGATCCCCCTGAACGATTGA
- a CDS encoding universal stress protein, producing the protein MKIMVLLDGSMWSHKGALYALRIAKEKKAEVVLFSVLDKRDSKSMAFNFCTQSNMCSRIENYEAQIWRDLRKNINDEMAQVLLFFNREGIPTESKIVEGTAAEEIVKEVQDNGYGLIVMGGYGRNPKSGGSRLFPKLTSQLQVPIFLAR; encoded by the coding sequence ATGAAAATAATGGTATTACTGGACGGCTCAATGTGGAGCCACAAGGGAGCGCTCTATGCACTCCGGATTGCAAAGGAGAAGAAGGCAGAGGTTGTCCTCTTCTCGGTGCTGGACAAACGGGATTCGAAGTCGATGGCATTCAATTTCTGCACCCAGTCAAATATGTGCAGCAGGATTGAGAACTATGAGGCCCAGATCTGGCGTGACCTGCGCAAAAACATCAATGATGAGATGGCGCAGGTGCTCCTTTTCTTTAACCGGGAAGGCATCCCGACAGAATCAAAGATTGTCGAGGGAACCGCCGCAGAAGAAATAGTCAAAGAAGTGCAGGACAACGGGTATGGCCTGATTGTCATGGGCGGATACGGACGAAACCCGAAGTCCGGCGGAAGCAGACTCTTCCCCAAACTGACAAGCCAGCTTCAGGTGCCGATATTTCTGGCACGCTGA
- a CDS encoding methionine adenosyltransferase yields the protein MGRNIAVETLSETPLNRQKLELAERKCIGHPDSLADGIAEAVSQALSRAYLDECGAVLHHNTDQGEIVAGESIPRFGGGTITRPMYVLLTGRATKTFDGVTVPTDAIALEAARNYLSNTLEYLNMNKDVIVDCRMGAGSSDLRDVFRACNGQHLPHANDTSFGVGHAPFSDLENVILAVSNHIDGVYRPKNPIIGTDIKIMGLRQEEDITLTLCVPMIDRFCTDMNDYKEAVIRVGEEVQRVASGITDRRVAVDINTGDNYEAEGAIFLTVNGTSAEMGDDGSVGRGNRANGLITPHRPMSMEATSGKNPINHIGKIYNLLSTELAQQCAQELDGIEDLYIRLLSQIGRPIDQPLIAGAQYVAAEGADTAVISRGIEEIIDAGLADITSITERVIRGEMKTF from the coding sequence ATGGGACGCAATATTGCAGTTGAGACACTCAGCGAAACACCACTCAACAGACAGAAACTGGAACTTGCAGAACGCAAATGCATCGGCCACCCGGACAGTCTTGCAGACGGTATCGCAGAAGCGGTCTCACAGGCCCTCTCGCGGGCATACCTGGATGAATGCGGCGCTGTGCTGCACCACAACACCGACCAGGGCGAGATTGTGGCAGGAGAGTCCATCCCGCGGTTCGGCGGCGGCACCATCACCCGGCCCATGTATGTGCTGCTTACCGGGCGTGCCACAAAGACCTTCGACGGCGTGACTGTTCCCACCGACGCGATTGCACTCGAGGCTGCACGCAACTATCTCTCGAATACGCTGGAATACCTCAACATGAACAAGGATGTCATCGTTGACTGCCGCATGGGGGCAGGTTCGTCTGACCTTCGTGATGTATTCCGTGCCTGCAACGGACAGCACCTTCCGCACGCAAACGACACATCCTTCGGCGTGGGGCATGCACCGTTCTCTGATCTTGAGAATGTCATCCTTGCCGTGAGCAACCACATCGACGGTGTATACCGGCCGAAAAACCCGATCATCGGGACCGATATCAAGATCATGGGTCTGCGCCAGGAAGAGGACATTACCCTCACCCTCTGCGTGCCGATGATCGACCGGTTCTGCACGGACATGAACGACTACAAAGAGGCAGTCATCCGTGTCGGCGAAGAGGTGCAGCGGGTCGCATCCGGCATCACTGACCGCCGTGTGGCAGTGGACATCAACACCGGCGACAACTACGAGGCAGAGGGGGCAATCTTCCTGACGGTGAACGGCACCTCCGCCGAGATGGGAGACGACGGCTCCGTGGGCCGGGGCAACCGTGCAAACGGGCTTATCACCCCGCACCGCCCGATGAGCATGGAGGCGACCAGCGGAAAGAACCCGATCAACCATATCGGAAAGATCTACAACCTCCTCTCCACCGAACTGGCACAGCAGTGTGCACAGGAGCTCGACGGCATCGAGGACCTCTACATCAGGCTCCTCTCCCAGATCGGACGCCCGATTGACCAGCCGCTCATCGCAGGCGCACAGTATGTGGCAGCAGAGGGAGCGGATACCGCTGTTATCAGCCGCGGCATCGAGGAAATAATCGACGCAGGCCTTGCCGACATCACCTCAATCACCGAGCGGGTCATCCGCGGAGAGATGAAGACCTTCTAA
- the hisB gene encoding imidazoleglycerol-phosphate dehydratase HisB: MRQAEITRKTTETEISVTLDLDTEGNSAVDTGIPFFDHMLTSCARHGRFSLIVTAAGDLDIDCHHTIEDTAIVLGEALAQALGEKRGIRRFAHMAVPMDEAIAVVTLDLGGRGYLVYDAAFSPNGFGCIPPDIFEHFFYTLCIRAGITAHMKAEGRNDHHICEALFKTFGVALSMAAAVTPGRTEIPSTKGII, encoded by the coding sequence ATGAGACAGGCAGAAATCACCCGGAAAACAACCGAGACCGAAATCTCCGTTACGCTGGACCTGGATACGGAAGGAAACAGTGCCGTCGATACCGGCATCCCGTTCTTTGACCATATGCTCACATCCTGTGCACGCCACGGCAGGTTCAGCCTGATCGTCACGGCAGCAGGGGACCTTGACATCGACTGCCACCACACCATCGAGGACACCGCCATCGTCCTCGGGGAGGCGCTCGCACAGGCGCTCGGAGAGAAGCGGGGCATCCGCCGGTTTGCCCACATGGCAGTGCCCATGGATGAGGCCATCGCCGTCGTGACACTGGACCTCGGGGGCCGCGGCTATCTCGTGTATGATGCGGCATTTTCACCAAACGGGTTCGGGTGTATCCCACCTGATATCTTTGAGCACTTCTTCTACACGCTCTGCATCCGTGCAGGCATCACCGCACACATGAAGGCAGAGGGCAGAAACGACCACCACATCTGTGAGGCGCTCTTCAAAACATTCGGCGTCGCACTCTCCATGGCAGCGGCAGTGACTCCCGGACGCACCGAGATACCGAGTACAAAAGGAATTATCTGA
- a CDS encoding histone family protein, with product MANDLPIAAVVRIAKNNGAERVGSDAAQAIADASQEYIAELTKEASKYAKHAGRKTIKKEDVDLAVNELNA from the coding sequence ATGGCGAATGATCTACCTATCGCTGCAGTCGTAAGGATTGCAAAGAACAACGGTGCTGAGAGAGTCGGCAGCGATGCCGCACAGGCAATCGCAGACGCTTCTCAGGAATACATTGCAGAGCTTACAAAAGAAGCAAGCAAGTATGCAAAGCACGCTGGCCGGAAGACTATCAAGAAAGAAGATGTAGACCTTGCGGTCAACGAACTGAACGCATAA